The following coding sequences lie in one Arachis ipaensis cultivar K30076 chromosome B03, Araip1.1, whole genome shotgun sequence genomic window:
- the LOC107631998 gene encoding probable signal peptidase complex subunit 1, whose translation MDWQGQKLAEQLMQILLLAFAVVAFTTGYFTASFQLMILTYFGGVVLTTLVTVPNWPFYNRHPLKWLDSSEVEKHPKPQPSANSTSKKKPVKK comes from the coding sequence ATGGATTGGCAAGGACAAAAGCTAGCAGAGCAGCTGATGCAGATATTGCTGCTTGCCTTTGCTGTGGTTGCATTCACAACTGGATACTTTACGGCTTCTTTCCAATTGATGATCCTCACATATTTTGGTGGTGTGGTTCTCACTACATTGGTGACCGTCCCTAATTGGCCCTTCTACAATCGCCATCCTCTCAAGTGGTTGGACTCAAGCGAGGTAGAAAAGCATCCGAAGCCACAGCCGTCGGCAAACTCAACTTCAAAGAAGAAACCTGTTAAGAAGTAA